The Thermoleophilaceae bacterium genome has a segment encoding these proteins:
- a CDS encoding MMPL family transporter — protein MLGRLATFLDANARRVLALTVVAAAIAGAVGTSVAKHMSPYGAKDAATQSVQATNRFEHAAGRQIDAGVVALVQPGRVRSAAAKARVREVAAQLRAQPDVARVASYYDTHDPAMVSRDGRSTYVLAYFRPLPDKTLQDVADHIKNGFSGQRDVKLGGEAIASAQVNSQVGKDLAHAELLAFPFIFLLSLLFFRSLVAALLPPLLGGLAIVATFFALRIVTSFADLSVFSLNLVTGLGLGLAIDYSLFMVSRYREEAASSGFGVTALRRTLRTAGRAIVFSSLTIAAAVASLAIFPQRFLYSMGIAGALVALLAAGLALVVLPALLSVLGPRVNAFAPRRLARAAEREARREDRGGWYRLSRFVMRRPAPIAAASAAFLIVLGIPFWSIRFTSVDASVLPSSASARQVDDILHREFPPNRTAPVEVVVGAPARSPQVRALAHRIQALPDVSAVAPAQPAGTATSLLAVAPEQGPLTGTTQRLVKSVRALDEPFYVGVAGQTASFVDLEHSLATHLPAVLGAVIGATLIILFLLTGSVVLPVKAVLMNALNLSAVFGILVLLFQHGNLEGVLGYRGQGAVDATQPILLFAVGFGLSTDYAVFLLSRIKEAHDAGIPNSEAVATGLERTGRIVTAAALLFAVAIGAFATSQIVFIKELGIGTALAVLIDASVIRALLVPSLMALLGSANWWAPTPLRRVYERFGWREYARPLPAPSN, from the coding sequence ATGCTGGGAAGACTCGCCACGTTCCTTGACGCCAATGCGCGCCGGGTGCTCGCTCTCACGGTTGTGGCCGCGGCGATCGCGGGAGCGGTGGGCACGTCGGTGGCCAAGCACATGAGCCCGTACGGGGCGAAGGACGCGGCCACGCAGAGCGTGCAGGCCACGAACCGCTTCGAGCATGCCGCCGGGCGGCAGATCGACGCGGGAGTGGTTGCTCTCGTCCAGCCGGGGCGGGTGCGCAGCGCGGCGGCGAAGGCGCGCGTCCGGGAGGTCGCGGCGCAGCTGCGCGCGCAGCCGGACGTGGCGCGCGTGGCGAGCTACTACGACACGCACGACCCGGCGATGGTCTCGCGCGACGGCCGCTCGACCTATGTGCTCGCCTACTTCAGGCCGCTGCCGGACAAGACGCTCCAGGATGTGGCGGACCACATCAAGAACGGCTTCTCCGGCCAGCGAGACGTCAAGCTCGGCGGCGAGGCGATCGCCAGCGCGCAGGTGAACTCGCAGGTGGGCAAGGACCTCGCACATGCGGAGCTGCTCGCGTTCCCGTTCATCTTCCTGCTCTCGCTCCTCTTCTTCAGGTCGCTCGTGGCGGCCCTGCTGCCGCCGCTCCTCGGAGGCCTCGCGATCGTCGCCACGTTCTTCGCGCTGCGGATCGTCACGAGCTTCGCGGACCTGTCTGTGTTCTCGCTCAACCTGGTCACCGGACTCGGGCTCGGGCTCGCGATCGACTACAGCCTCTTCATGGTCTCGCGCTACCGCGAGGAGGCGGCGAGCTCGGGCTTCGGCGTCACCGCGCTTCGGCGCACGCTTCGGACCGCCGGGCGCGCGATCGTGTTCAGCTCGCTCACGATCGCCGCCGCGGTGGCCTCGCTGGCGATCTTCCCCCAGCGCTTTCTGTACTCGATGGGCATCGCCGGGGCGCTCGTCGCTCTGCTCGCCGCGGGTCTGGCGCTCGTGGTGTTGCCGGCGCTGCTGAGCGTCCTCGGCCCGCGGGTGAACGCGTTCGCACCGAGGAGGCTCGCGCGGGCCGCCGAGCGAGAGGCCCGGCGCGAGGACCGCGGCGGGTGGTACCGGCTGTCGCGCTTCGTTATGCGCCGGCCGGCGCCCATCGCGGCCGCGAGCGCGGCGTTTCTGATCGTGCTCGGCATTCCGTTCTGGAGCATCAGGTTCACGTCGGTGGACGCGAGCGTGCTGCCTTCGAGCGCGAGCGCACGACAGGTCGACGACATCCTGCACCGCGAGTTCCCACCCAACCGGACCGCACCTGTGGAGGTGGTGGTGGGCGCGCCCGCACGCTCACCTCAGGTTCGGGCGCTCGCCCATCGGATCCAGGCGCTGCCCGACGTGTCAGCGGTTGCGCCCGCCCAGCCGGCCGGCACCGCTACCTCGCTGCTGGCGGTCGCGCCCGAGCAGGGGCCGCTCACGGGAACCACTCAGCGCCTCGTGAAGAGCGTGCGAGCGCTGGACGAACCGTTCTACGTGGGCGTCGCCGGGCAGACGGCTTCGTTCGTTGATCTCGAGCACAGCCTGGCCACCCACCTTCCGGCGGTGCTCGGGGCCGTGATCGGCGCGACGCTGATCATCCTGTTCCTGCTCACCGGCTCCGTTGTGCTCCCGGTCAAGGCGGTGCTGATGAACGCGCTCAACCTGAGCGCCGTGTTCGGCATCCTGGTGCTGCTCTTCCAGCACGGCAACCTCGAGGGTGTCCTCGGGTATCGAGGCCAGGGCGCTGTGGACGCCACCCAGCCGATCCTGCTGTTCGCCGTCGGGTTCGGGCTGTCCACGGACTACGCGGTGTTCCTGCTGTCGCGGATCAAGGAGGCGCACGACGCTGGGATCCCGAACTCCGAGGCAGTCGCCACCGGGCTCGAGCGTACGGGCCGCATAGTCACCGCGGCGGCGTTGTTGTTCGCCGTGGCGATCGGCGCGTTCGCCACGTCGCAGATCGTGTTCATCAAGGAGCTCGGAATCGGCACAGCACTGGCGGTGCTGATCGACGCCTCGGTCATCCGCGCGCTGCTCGTGCCCTCGCTCATGGCGCTGCTGGGCTCCGCCAACTGGTGGGCGCCCACGCCGCTCCGGAGGGTCTACGAGCGCTTCGGCTGGCGCGAGTACGCCAG
- a CDS encoding helix-turn-helix domain-containing protein, with amino-acid sequence MLQRDYPDQVCSIARALEVTGERWTMLIVRDAVVGLTRFEEFQESLGIASNVLTNRLKLLCDEGVLERVADPERPGRPKYVLTQKGRELGPVLFALMKWGDRHYPTPNGPPRLTLHAGCGGNIGPDWRCDRCGKQASSGELDLPLGPGSPRASRATT; translated from the coding sequence GTGCTGCAGCGCGACTATCCAGACCAGGTCTGCTCGATCGCCCGTGCGCTCGAAGTCACCGGCGAACGCTGGACGATGCTGATCGTGCGTGACGCCGTGGTGGGCCTGACGCGCTTCGAGGAGTTCCAAGAGAGCCTCGGGATCGCGTCGAACGTGCTCACCAACCGGCTCAAGCTTCTGTGCGATGAGGGCGTGCTCGAGCGGGTGGCGGACCCGGAGCGTCCCGGGCGGCCCAAGTACGTGCTCACCCAGAAGGGGCGAGAGCTCGGACCCGTGCTCTTTGCCCTGATGAAGTGGGGCGACCGGCATTACCCCACGCCTAACGGCCCGCCGCGACTCACCCTCCACGCCGGCTGCGGCGGCAACATCGGGCCGGATTGGCGCTGCGACCGCTGCGGCAAGCAGGCCAGCTCGGGCGAGCTCGACCTCCCGCTTGGCCCAGGGTCGCCACGCGCATCACGCGCCACGACTTGA